A single genomic interval of Aegicerativicinus sediminis harbors:
- a CDS encoding DEAD/DEAH box helicase, producing MFKPRPYQVEISDKAASILKALKIVLLNIEVRCGKTFISLMTAQKLGSTKVLFVTKKKAIHSIQADYDTLSPAYAITIINFESLHKVSDTYDLIIIDESHSISAYPKPSKRTKALKNLVGDTPLILMSGTITPESWSQIYHQFWISNNSPFNESNFYGWAHTYVDVKKRYVAHGNQVNDYSRADYSLIRPIIDPYMITFTQREAGFTSTINEQIHQVKMKPTTYKLVETLESDLVYVGKHSTILADTPTKLLSKIHQIYSGTVICEEGRSAVIDNSKGIYIKEEFKGIKIAIFYKFQKELELLQDIFKDQLTTDLQEFNSTHKNIALQIASGREGISLKAAEALVMYNIDHAAVSYWQARDRMSTQDRLTNNVHWIFSKNGIEHNIYETVLKKRNFTTKHYEQTRKNGAVLRLAI from the coding sequence ATGTTTAAACCAAGGCCATACCAGGTGGAGATATCCGATAAAGCAGCTTCCATTCTGAAAGCCCTGAAGATCGTGCTGCTCAATATTGAGGTACGTTGCGGAAAGACTTTCATATCCCTTATGACGGCCCAAAAACTCGGGTCTACAAAAGTCCTTTTTGTCACCAAGAAGAAAGCTATACATTCCATACAAGCGGATTACGACACGCTCTCCCCTGCTTACGCTATAACCATCATCAATTTCGAGTCGTTGCACAAGGTCTCCGACACCTACGACCTGATCATAATTGATGAGTCACACTCAATATCCGCCTATCCAAAACCATCAAAGCGGACAAAAGCTTTAAAAAATTTGGTAGGTGACACACCGCTTATACTTATGAGCGGGACCATTACCCCGGAGTCCTGGTCACAGATCTACCACCAATTCTGGATAAGCAACAACAGCCCGTTTAACGAATCGAATTTCTATGGATGGGCGCACACCTATGTCGATGTGAAAAAGCGCTATGTTGCCCATGGCAACCAGGTGAACGATTATTCGAGAGCAGACTACAGCCTTATCCGCCCGATCATCGATCCATATATGATCACCTTTACCCAAAGAGAAGCAGGATTCACTTCCACCATCAATGAACAAATCCACCAGGTGAAGATGAAACCTACAACCTATAAACTTGTGGAAACCTTAGAAAGTGACCTGGTCTATGTAGGCAAGCATAGCACCATCCTTGCCGATACACCAACAAAACTATTGTCGAAGATCCACCAGATTTATTCCGGGACCGTCATCTGTGAGGAAGGGAGATCAGCTGTGATCGACAACTCAAAAGGCATCTATATAAAGGAAGAGTTCAAAGGGATAAAGATCGCTATCTTCTATAAGTTCCAGAAAGAGCTGGAGCTCCTCCAGGATATTTTCAAAGACCAGCTTACCACCGACCTACAGGAATTCAACAGCACCCACAAGAATATTGCGCTCCAAATCGCATCCGGCCGTGAAGGTATAAGCCTAAAGGCTGCAGAGGCACTGGTCATGTACAACATCGACCATGCAGCTGTCAGCTACTGGCAGGCCAGGGATCGGATGTCAACTCAAGACAGATTAACCAATAACGTCCACTGGATATTTAGTAAAAATGGAATCGAGCACAACATCTATGAGACCGTCCTCAAGAAGAGGAATTTCACAACAAAACACTACGAGCAAACTAGAAAGAATGGAGCAGTTCTACGATTGGCTATATAA
- a CDS encoding helix-turn-helix domain-containing protein, translated as MNKLKHIANIIGEEYGIPPSDYFMETRKREFTEPRQVFYYIARETTGFSFSRLADFAASFGRSKPHSHCTVLHSVKLVEGAIAIYPEYRHRVFNLITKTKDFRSIIPDHIDLIHLTITGGNV; from the coding sequence ATGAACAAATTAAAGCATATAGCAAATATCATAGGTGAAGAATACGGAATTCCACCTTCGGATTATTTCATGGAAACCCGGAAAAGGGAATTTACCGAACCGCGACAGGTGTTCTACTACATCGCCAGGGAAACAACCGGCTTCTCATTTTCACGCCTGGCGGATTTTGCGGCATCATTCGGAAGGAGCAAGCCACACTCCCACTGCACCGTACTGCATAGCGTAAAACTTGTTGAGGGTGCAATTGCTATCTATCCAGAATATCGACACCGTGTATTTAATCTCATAACCAAAACAAAAGATTTCAGGTCGATCATTCCTGACCACATTGATCTGATCCATCTAACCATAACAGGAGGAAATGTTTAA
- a CDS encoding BT4734/BF3469 family protein: protein MYNPEISAFKSIYKTDVPYIIPLKKSFDRIRAGKSKDLIERIRKGDKELKKELVSVVYAGVFSKRNAKGLRKHSGLMALDFDSYPSRKAMASHMELLKQNPHFIGLFISPSGNGIKGIIRVSDKLDKETHPKVFKAFQKKFKYDYLDMSGSDVNRVCFESYDPDIYTNYEAEIFDPVIQDEGHEYASRPALMPLTNEDLIIERIMNWNWKRDFVEGERNNFIFDLAGAFCEYGVSQTTAEGYILNNIVIGFPEREAIATINSAYKKRAFDSKYFEDYKRIDRIRLDIKNLPKKNVVEKHNISEKDYEEIKETEDVEDFWFRDERNNIKIDPYKYKLFLERELGYKKYFPSDKAKPIYVHIKSNIVKEVSIEKIKDSVLNYLLYNGEIDVWKRCVNYANLFSDNYLDMLDAIDLVMLRDKKHESYIAFKNGIVRITKDTIELTDFMDFDGYVWESHIIDRNFKLKEKYENDFKTFVENVSDKSPLPIECVIGYLLSTYKNKTNNKAIILNDEVMSENPEGGTGKGLFVQGIKQIRRVSILDGKAFDDKKSFPYQTVSQDTHVLVFDDVKKNFDFESKFSLVTEGITIERKNKDAIKLTVEESPKMAISTNYAIKGEGHSHNRRRHEIEFSQYYGKDITPYDEFGHQLFDDWDDKQYNAFDNYMIRCLQSYLKVGLVKQTTKNLKLRKFVAETSYEFYEWIQDDSNFPLNERNTKTLKYNQFLEEYQDFKRWLSRKKFAIWVQKYAKMIEMEYIQGNTNGERWFMLQGQEPNDVKNELKDEIDGLTF, encoded by the coding sequence ATGTACAACCCCGAAATATCGGCCTTCAAATCTATCTATAAAACCGATGTGCCCTACATAATACCGCTGAAGAAATCCTTTGACCGTATCCGAGCGGGTAAGTCAAAGGATCTCATTGAGCGGATCCGTAAAGGCGACAAAGAGCTGAAAAAGGAACTTGTGTCAGTGGTCTATGCCGGTGTCTTCTCAAAACGAAACGCAAAAGGACTGCGCAAACATTCAGGACTAATGGCCCTGGATTTCGACTCCTACCCATCAAGAAAGGCCATGGCCAGCCACATGGAGCTCCTTAAACAAAATCCGCATTTTATCGGGCTGTTCATCTCACCGTCGGGCAATGGGATAAAGGGGATCATCCGTGTATCGGACAAACTGGACAAGGAGACACACCCCAAAGTTTTCAAGGCCTTCCAAAAGAAATTCAAATACGATTACCTGGACATGAGCGGCTCCGATGTCAACCGTGTTTGCTTCGAGTCCTATGATCCGGATATCTATACCAACTATGAGGCTGAGATCTTCGACCCCGTTATACAGGATGAAGGCCACGAATATGCATCACGCCCAGCGCTTATGCCGCTTACCAATGAGGATTTGATAATTGAGCGGATCATGAACTGGAACTGGAAGCGAGACTTCGTGGAGGGGGAGCGCAACAATTTCATCTTCGACCTGGCAGGGGCATTCTGTGAATACGGTGTATCACAGACAACAGCCGAGGGTTATATCCTTAACAACATTGTTATAGGGTTTCCCGAACGCGAAGCCATAGCAACCATCAATTCGGCCTATAAGAAGCGTGCCTTCGACTCGAAATACTTCGAGGATTACAAACGTATCGACAGGATCCGTCTGGACATAAAAAACCTGCCAAAAAAAAACGTCGTTGAGAAGCACAACATTTCCGAGAAGGATTATGAGGAGATCAAGGAAACCGAGGATGTTGAGGACTTCTGGTTCCGTGACGAGCGCAACAATATCAAGATAGACCCATATAAATACAAACTGTTTTTGGAGCGTGAGCTCGGCTATAAAAAATACTTCCCGTCGGACAAAGCAAAGCCGATATATGTGCACATCAAATCCAATATAGTTAAAGAGGTGTCCATCGAGAAGATCAAGGATTCGGTGCTCAATTATCTGCTCTACAACGGCGAGATCGATGTCTGGAAGCGCTGCGTGAACTATGCCAACCTTTTCAGCGACAATTACCTCGATATGCTGGATGCCATCGACCTGGTGATGCTCCGGGATAAAAAGCATGAATCCTATATCGCCTTCAAGAATGGTATCGTCAGGATCACCAAGGATACGATAGAACTGACCGACTTCATGGATTTTGATGGTTATGTCTGGGAGAGCCATATCATCGATAGGAATTTCAAGCTGAAGGAGAAATATGAGAACGACTTCAAAACCTTCGTCGAGAATGTCAGCGACAAAAGCCCATTGCCGATTGAGTGTGTTATCGGATACCTGCTGTCAACCTATAAGAACAAGACCAACAATAAAGCCATCATCTTAAATGACGAAGTGATGAGTGAGAATCCCGAAGGCGGTACAGGAAAGGGACTCTTTGTCCAGGGGATCAAACAGATAAGGCGCGTATCGATATTGGATGGCAAGGCCTTCGACGACAAGAAATCATTTCCCTATCAGACCGTGTCACAGGATACCCATGTATTGGTGTTCGACGACGTGAAGAAGAATTTCGACTTCGAGAGCAAGTTCTCCCTGGTGACGGAGGGCATCACCATTGAGCGAAAGAATAAGGATGCCATCAAGCTCACGGTGGAAGAGTCTCCAAAAATGGCCATATCCACCAACTATGCGATCAAAGGCGAGGGTCATTCCCATAACCGGAGACGGCACGAGATCGAGTTCTCGCAGTACTACGGTAAGGATATCACGCCCTATGATGAATTCGGCCACCAGCTCTTTGACGACTGGGATGATAAACAGTACAACGCCTTCGACAATTATATGATCAGGTGCCTTCAGTCCTATCTAAAAGTAGGCCTTGTAAAACAGACAACCAAAAATCTTAAGCTCAGAAAATTCGTTGCCGAGACCTCCTATGAGTTCTATGAATGGATCCAGGATGACAGCAACTTCCCACTGAATGAAAGAAATACAAAGACTTTAAAATACAACCAATTCCTTGAGGAATATCAAGATTTTAAGAGATGGTTATCTAGGAAAAAATTTGCGATATGGGTTCAGAAATATGCAAAAATGATAGAAATGGAATATATCCAAGGAAACACAAACGGAGAGCGTTGGTTTATGTTGCAAGGTCAAGAACCTAATGATGTGAAAAATGAATTAAAAGATGAGATCGATGGCCTTACTTTTTAA